GACTGAAGAGCATACGCCGGACCAGCTGCTCCTGCGACATTTCAAGACTGAATACGCCGACGGCGTATTTGCCGCCGCCATCCGGTTTATCCGCCATTGCTGCACGTTCGGCAATGTTCATAGCCAGTGAAGTTTTTCCCATAGACGGACGCGCGGCAAGTACGATCATATCGGTGTTGTGCAGCCCTCGCAGCTGTTTGTCCAAATCAATGTATCCGGTGGGAACACCATCGGACATGCTGATGCCGTCAATAATTTTGCCGGCAATGTTGCGAACGGTTTCTGGCCAGTTTTCTTTAGAAACTCCTTGGGTGTCGTTCAGTTCGAAAAAGTCCTGCTCAACACGCGCAAGCAGTTCTTCGACACTTTCGTCGTCGGTTAACGAAAAGCTGCGGTCAATAGTCTCGGTAGCCTTCGAAATGATTTTCCGGAGCAGATGTTTCTGCTTAACAAATTCAAGGTAAAATTCGGCGTGAGCGGCGGTCGGCGTACTGTCAAGCAATCCTTCAAGAAATGCATAGCCGCCGACAACATCAAGTTTTCCAGAAGTTTTAAGGCTTTCGCCGGCTGTAAGGAGGTCGATGGCCTGCGCGGCCTGATACATATCACTGATATGCTCAAATATCAGCCGGTGCGCAGGAATATAGAATGAATCGGCGGAAACAGACTTCATCGAACAAAGTTCGATGACACGAACAGGATCAATCAGAATAGAACCGAGAACACCGCGTTCAGCCTCCTCGCTATAGGGCGGAAGACGGCGCCCGCTCTGATCGATCAGGCCCATTATTCCTCAACGATCCAGACCTTTACTGCCGTTTTGACTTCAGGATGCAGTTCAATATCTACGTCATATACGCCGAGTTCGTGTAACGGGGCAGCTAGTTTAATCTGATTT
The sequence above is drawn from the Kiritimatiellales bacterium genome and encodes:
- the dnaB gene encoding replicative DNA helicase, producing the protein MGLIDQSGRRLPPYSEEAERGVLGSILIDPVRVIELCSMKSVSADSFYIPAHRLIFEHISDMYQAAQAIDLLTAGESLKTSGKLDVVGGYAFLEGLLDSTPTAAHAEFYLEFVKQKHLLRKIISKATETIDRSFSLTDDESVEELLARVEQDFFELNDTQGVSKENWPETVRNIAGKIIDGISMSDGVPTGYIDLDKQLRGLHNTDMIVLAARPSMGKTSLAMNIAERAAMADKPDGGGKYAVGVFSLEMSQEQLVRRMLFSHARVPAWKDYHSAEDCARLGSSADKLGKAPIVVDDSAGLDIMDLRARARRMKRVYGIDLIVIDYLQLLHDKRRARDGRQQETASISNGIKAMAKELNVPVLILSQLSRAPEQSGRDNKPRLSDLRDSGAIEQDADVVLLLRRPRYYDKSCEDENLAVVDIAKHRNGPTGEVEMNFFGDITRFEDRIKSV